DNA from Aureimonas sp. AU20:
CCGAACCGCCGGGAAAGGCGGGGATGCGCAGCGCCTCCAGTTCGGCCAGTCGATCCTGGTTTCCCAGCACCCGTTCGGCATAGAGCCGCCCGGTATAGTGGGACAGAAGCACGCCGTGCCCGGAAAAGCCGCCGATCACCGTAAGCCCCGGCTCGGGGCTCGCGACATAGGGCATGCGCGGCATGGTGACGCCAACCGACCCGCCCCAGGCATGGGTGAAACCGACATCCGCCAGATGCGGATAGATCGAGACGACCTGACGCCGGATCTGGCCGACGATATCGCCCTCCGCCGAGGAATAGGCCTCGCGGCCGCCGAACAGGAGGCGGTTGTCGGGCGTCTTTCGGAAGTAGCGCACCACGAAGCGGGAATCGTCCGCCGCTTCGCCCCCCGGAAGCACGAGGCCCGGTTCGGCCAGGGGCTCGGTCGCCGCGATGAAGGAGCGGATCGGCATGACATGCGCCGCGTTCGCCCGGCTCAGCCCTTCGCCATGGGCGTTGACCGCCATCAGCGCGCGCTGGGCGCGCACTGTGCCGAAGGGCGTCTCGGCCTCGACCGCCGTGCCGCGCCGGTGAAGACGCGTCACCGGCGTTTCCTCGTAGAGCGCGGCGCCCGCCCTTGCCGCCGCGCGGCCCGTGCCGATCAGGAGCTTCATCGGGTGGAGATGCCCGGTGCCGGTGTCGATGACGCCGGCGTGGTATTGCGGCGAGCCGAGGCGCGCCTCCGTTTCCTCGCGGCCGAGAAAGCGGGCATGGGGATAGGCGTAGCGTTCAGTCAGGATTTCGGCGTGGCGGCGATAGCTCTCGACATAGCGCCGCTTGTGCGCCAGCGAGAGCTGGCCGGGCCGGTAGTCGGCCTCGATCCCGTGTGCCGCCATCATCTCGTGCAGATGGGTCTTGGCGTCCTCGGCCATGGCGAAGAGCACGCGCGAGCGCTCCAGCCCGACCTCGCGCTCCAGGTCTTCGGGCCATTGCCGCTGGCCGGTGCCGAACTGGCCGC
Protein-coding regions in this window:
- a CDS encoding NAD(P)/FAD-dependent oxidoreductase; protein product: MSAGSYQSPISPGRSWYEDSAGERPRYPRLDDSIEVDTLIVGGGFTGLSAALHLAGRGVRVALLEAARLGDGASGRNGGQFGTGQRQWPEDLEREVGLERSRVLFAMAEDAKTHLHEMMAAHGIEADYRPGQLSLAHKRRYVESYRRHAEILTERYAYPHARFLGREETEARLGSPQYHAGVIDTGTGHLHPMKLLIGTGRAAARAGAALYEETPVTRLHRRGTAVEAETPFGTVRAQRALMAVNAHGEGLSRANAAHVMPIRSFIAATEPLAEPGLVLPGGEAADDSRFVVRYFRKTPDNRLLFGGREAYSSAEGDIVGQIRRQVVSIYPHLADVGFTHAWGGSVGVTMPRMPYVASPEPGLTVIGGFSGHGVLLSHYTGRLYAERVLGNQDRLAELEALRIPAFPGGSALRAPLLFLAMTWYALRDRF